The Xenopus laevis strain J_2021 chromosome 4L, Xenopus_laevis_v10.1, whole genome shotgun sequence genomic sequence gggtcgccgaccctgtaaactgttctaaattcatacatttcttatctttgtcaaaGCTCCGCTGAATCCCCGAGTCTCATTAAAAGCAGCTGCTAAAAATGATACAGGTTACTAatactgcagagatgctgctgagaaatttatcaactaaatgttgccaaattgtaacagtttacagtccgcacctgaataactgagctgccagactcaaacaccagacagggacattaaactttaaacttagattttgggaaaacagtaaaaaataaagtaattggaaaaagtctttatttctggtgaaaaataggaaaacaactgaactgaaaaaagtgttggaaggtgaaccaccactttaataaggcttgtgctgtacatacattttatatagtgctgtatatatattttacctaTTCACCTATGGATTATTGAAAAATCCACGGTTTGTTATTTATTGTAGCTATAACATGTTTGTTCTTTGTGAGGCAGATAGATTACCAGTAGACAACCCATCCCATACCCTTTGTTATAACTGTTGTATTAGCACACAGTACAGTGATACTCTAATTATATACCTTGCAAAGGACCAAGCATCGGGCAGCTTCTGTCTCCCTGTTTACCATGTTTTGCTCAATATCAATCGAAAaactttttcatgatttaaacaataggcaaaaagcatgttcagcacaagctttCTTCagtgaactcatgttgaacaactCAAGTGGGTATACTGGCCCTTTATGTTGTTGTTACTGTACTGATACTTACCTCCTTATACTCCTTATTATAGACTTCATGAATAACGCTGCTAATGGCAACCCAAGTTACAGCATTACACGCTGAAAAATTAAAGAGGTCACTTCAAAAACACTGCTATTATAATAATGAGAAACCACAGAGAGCATTAATTGAAGCACTTGCTGAAACCAGTGAAAAACGTCTAGAAGATGATCAGAAATCCATAGAATGGCTGGTTGGAGATGGATGGGAAGAAGCCGTAAGTTGACATTTTGATTGTGGGCCAGAACTTTCCAttataaatatctttataatagAAACATTGCTGTACGTAGAGATATAGCAATTAGCAGATGCTTGGGGTTGGGAGGGGGTTCAAAAGTATAAAGAGTTTGGTGGGGGCTCTGCTGTTCGTTACTGAAATTGACATTAATACAAGTTGATACAAGGATGGGCCTAATTTCCCTTTTGGAGttgtggtggatttttttttcccctttcaagATGTTTTTTTGCCTGCCTCCTTCTCAGCAAAGAGTAGAAAgtaacttgatggacatgttttttttttctcaacttgGAATTAATTTGGAACTACTTGCAATTATTCACTTTTTTGTTTGCAGGTATGTGGCTGGCGTACACTCTCTCCAGCTGCTGGTCTGCTTCCTCGGAAGAAAACAAGGAAGCACAAATCGCTGGATAACGTTAGCTGTCTCATTTGCTTAGATATATATCAAGTCACAgaaacagaaagtaaaaatgggactcCAGATAGGAAAACCTCGGCAGCATCGCTTCCAGAGAAATCAGGATCCAATAACTTGCTTACATATTATGCTCAACAGCCCTCGGAGGAAGACATAGCTTTCAGCAAAACAGATCACTGCCTTTCAGCTCCGATGGTTTCCAAAACAGAAACGGATTGTGATAGAGTATCCAGAGTATCCAGCGCTGAAGTATCCACTGGAGAACAAGCTCCAAGTAAACAAAGCAATTCTGAAAGCTGCACATCTTTAATGGTGATGAAGGAAATAAATGTTTCAGTGTGTGCAAACTGCTGCAATACCAAAGACTTGTCTTTAAGTTCCCCTGTTGTGCTGCCTCCTCTGAAAGCACCAGCTGGAACTGGGCAGATGGATCCAATGCTAAGAAACAAAAATATCCCAGTTCAGCAATTTGAAAGGCTGCCTTCAAAGACCTTACTAGGAAGCTCTGTATATAATCAAGTTATTGGCAGTGTAGAACTAAAAGGAGAGAGACTTGTTGAACCGATCTGTGAACTTCAGAGAGAACAGGTTAAAGTACCGCACGCATTGTCTTTTCTAACGTCTTGCATCCCAAAAACACCTCTAAGAGATGCAGACCACCTTTACTGGCAATGTGCTTTTCTAGCAAATAAATCAGTCACGACTACCCCCGctatattaaaacaaaacagtAACCTTCCCCATATGGGTTTTTTGCACACAAGAGCAACACTAAACAAGCGAAGTATCAGACATGGTAATGAGGTGAAGTCAAAAAGTAGTCCAAAGTCAGGGACCACCACTTTTCTTGACAGCCCTGTTCTACCTTCGATAACTGTAACTAGGGTAGCAATACCAGTAGCTAACAGACCTCTGTAAATAGCTGAATGTACTGTGTTTCCTGGAATCTTGTACAGATGTTCTACACTTCTCCGCTCTTCATCTACCAAACATAGTTGTGTATTTTATAATCTTTGTAAATAACTACCTCTATTAATTGTATAGTCTGTCTGTGCCAATAAAAATAGCTATTGTCAAAATGGTACCATGGATAATGTTACCTTAtactaaactagggatgcaccgaatccactattttggattcggccgaacccccgaatccttcgtgaaagatttggccgaataccgaaccgcatcctaatttgcatatgcaaattaggggtgggaagggaaaaacattttttaattccttgttttgtgacaaaaagtcacgtgttcccttcccaccgctaatttgcatatgcaaattaggatttggttcggttgggcagaaggaatcggccgaatcctgctgaaaaaggccgaatcccgaactgaatctggattcagtgcatccctatactaAACACCCTTTAGTTTCTTTCGGATAAGTCCCTCTCTCATAACCACAGAAACATGCATCTTTTGGCATTATTATACTCATTATAAGCTATGATTTGAGAAGCATCGCAGGACTAAATCACTCACtataacgtgactttttaacAGAGGTAAATTAAATGTTAATCTGTTGATACTTTATTCAAAATATGTTCTCTCATATTCTACCATTTTCATGCTAAATTGGCTTCTGGTGTGTGTGACTGACAATATTTGTACATTGTTATATTTGTGCTTATGTATTTTATTGGACATTTCCAGAAATATAATGTTATTGTAAACCATACTTTTGTCGAATGCAAATGTTTGGGTACCCCAGGCCAaattgttttgaaataaaaactaggAAACAACCACTGCCCACTTATTGTCAAATTAACATTTTACTTGACAAACATTAAAATATAGGAATAAAGAAGATTCATTGAAAAATAATAAGTAAACCAGAAGTCTGGACTATAAGCCCAGCTAGaaaattgtttcattttaaattgaatgCTGAAACTTTGGCTCATAAGAGCGACTGTGGGAGAGGCAGTACAGTTAAAACTctgcattacaggaaggccatctcacatagagtccattttaagaaaataattctaatctttaataatgatttactactaatgatttactttttaacCTTGCACTTGATTGTAGCTAAgctacataaatccatattggcagcaaaacaattatatttagtttatttaatgttcaacttatttttagcagacacccagatccaaattacagaaagacccctcaaTCAGAAAACCCtgtgtcccaagcattccggataatagatcccataactgtatctagAACATTGTCCAACTGGCAGCCAGTTGTTTTGTGTGGCCccacacatgaaagtctgcctgctgtgactgcttaccttgtgtaagctttaaaaggtatcactattgtttaaaccacaaattcagactgtaatcacACCTGTATTCCCTCCTGCATTATTCACACGTGAGACCTTTATTATTCACACCTCacacccagactgaaagtgcccacattgttcacctgtt encodes the following:
- the LOC108714037 gene encoding uncharacterized protein C16orf46, translated to MATQVTALHAEKLKRSLQKHCYYNNEKPQRALIEALAETSEKRLEDDQKSIEWLVGDGWEEAVCGWRTLSPAAGLLPRKKTRKHKSLDNVSCLICLDIYQVTETESKNGTPDRKTSAASLPEKSGSNNLLTYYAQQPSEEDIAFSKTDHCLSAPMVSKTETDCDRVSRVSSAEVSTGEQAPSKQSNSESCTSLMVMKEINVSVCANCCNTKDLSLSSPVVLPPLKAPAGTGQMDPMLRNKNIPVQQFERLPSKTLLGSSVYNQVIGSVELKGERLVEPICELQREQVKVPHALSFLTSCIPKTPLRDADHLYWQCAFLANKSVTTTPAILKQNSNLPHMGFLHTRATLNKRSIRHGNEVKSKSSPKSGTTTFLDSPVLPSITVTRVAIPVANRPL